The proteins below are encoded in one region of Serratia symbiotica:
- a CDS encoding PTS ascorbate transporter subunit IIC codes for MNFFRFLMSDVLSEPALLVGLIALIGLITQKKPLTECIKGTVKTIMGFVILGAGAGLVVSSLGDFANIFQHAFGIPGVVPNNEAIVSVAQKSFGKEMAMIMFFAMVINILIARFTPWKFIFLTGHHTLFMSMMVAVILATAGISGVTLITVGSLVVGVAMVFFPAIAHPYMKKVTGSDDVAIGHFSTLSYVLSGFIGSKFGNKEHSTEDMDVPKSLLFLRDTPVAISFTMCIIFIVTCLFAGSEVVKNFSGGKNWFMFSLMQSITFAAGVYIILQGVRMVIAEIVPAFKGISDKLVPNAKPALDCPVVFPYAPNAVLVGFLSSFAAGLIGMFALYLMNMTVIIPGVVPHFFVGAAAGVFGNATGGRRGAILGAFAQGLLITFLPVFLLPVLGHIGFANTTFSDADFSALGILLGLIVR; via the coding sequence ATGAATTTTTTTCGCTTTTTAATGAGTGACGTTCTTTCCGAACCGGCATTGCTGGTCGGTTTGATTGCCTTAATCGGACTTATTACCCAGAAAAAACCGCTGACTGAATGTATTAAAGGCACAGTAAAAACCATCATGGGTTTTGTTATTTTAGGAGCCGGTGCTGGACTGGTTGTCTCATCTTTGGGTGATTTTGCCAATATCTTTCAACATGCATTTGGTATTCCGGGTGTAGTACCGAATAACGAAGCTATTGTTTCAGTAGCCCAAAAGAGCTTCGGTAAAGAGATGGCGATGATTATGTTCTTCGCTATGGTGATAAATATTCTGATTGCCCGCTTTACGCCATGGAAATTTATCTTCCTGACGGGGCATCACACACTGTTTATGTCGATGATGGTAGCGGTTATTCTGGCAACTGCGGGGATCAGTGGTGTGACGTTGATTACCGTCGGTTCGTTGGTTGTTGGGGTTGCGATGGTGTTCTTTCCAGCCATTGCCCACCCTTATATGAAAAAAGTCACCGGTTCTGATGACGTGGCAATTGGCCACTTCTCTACCCTGTCTTATGTATTATCCGGTTTTATAGGCAGCAAGTTTGGTAATAAAGAACATTCGACTGAAGACATGGACGTACCGAAAAGTCTGTTGTTCTTACGTGACACACCGGTCGCTATCTCCTTTACCATGTGTATTATTTTCATTGTTACCTGCCTGTTTGCTGGTTCTGAAGTGGTAAAAAACTTCAGCGGTGGCAAAAACTGGTTTATGTTCTCATTGATGCAATCCATTACCTTTGCCGCCGGTGTGTACATCATTTTACAAGGTGTACGTATGGTTATTGCTGAGATAGTGCCAGCATTTAAAGGGATCTCCGACAAATTAGTTCCTAATGCCAAACCTGCGCTGGATTGCCCGGTGGTGTTCCCTTACGCACCCAATGCGGTATTGGTTGGCTTCCTGAGCAGCTTTGCAGCAGGTCTTATTGGTATGTTCGCGTTGTATTTGATGAACATGACGGTAATAATCCCAGGCGTGGTACCCCACTTCTTTGTTGGTGCCGCAGCTGGGGTCTTTGGTAATGCTACCGGTGGACGTCGTGGGGCCATTCTCGGGGCGTTTGCTCAAGGCCTGTTGATTACCTTCCTGCCTGTCTTCCTGCTGCCAGTGTTGGGCCATATTGGATTTGCCAATACTACTTTCAGCGATGCTGATTTTAGCGCGCTGGGTATTTTACTGGGCCTCATCGTTAGATAA
- a CDS encoding helix-turn-helix transcriptional regulator gives MFGKEKSNLLRSNLEHLLNSKGETQVSISESTGLNRTTIFKILDGRVTCVQKQTLRKISDFFGVTMYELQNVDIATVEKINASISVYGNMNAAALPIIPLTSFIEQVNSGRSIGELTLSWPLTYYYGQGPNLIAVLIDKNLPARYQNGDIIIIRKGVYKSTNMKLLFKKSSGFFINVHMNVDELETEIMILGDILEERYGK, from the coding sequence ATGTTTGGAAAAGAAAAAAGTAATTTGCTGCGCTCAAATCTGGAACATTTACTTAACAGTAAGGGGGAAACACAGGTTTCTATCAGTGAGAGCACGGGGCTTAATCGTACGACAATTTTTAAGATCCTGGATGGTCGGGTCACCTGTGTACAGAAACAGACATTACGGAAAATATCAGATTTTTTCGGTGTTACAATGTATGAACTTCAAAATGTGGATATTGCTACAGTCGAAAAAATCAATGCCAGTATTTCAGTTTATGGAAATATGAATGCAGCTGCCTTACCTATTATACCTTTGACATCATTCATTGAGCAAGTAAATTCTGGGCGCTCAATTGGGGAACTGACGTTATCTTGGCCACTGACTTACTATTATGGGCAAGGCCCGAATTTGATTGCCGTGTTGATAGACAAAAATTTACCTGCCCGCTATCAGAATGGGGATATCATCATCATCCGAAAAGGCGTATATAAAAGTACTAATATGAAGCTTCTCTTTAAGAAGAGTAGTGGATTTTTCATCAATGTGCATATGAATGTAGACGAGCTTGAAACTGAAATTATGATTTTAGGAGATATCCTTGAAGAACGTTATGGGAAATGA